The proteins below are encoded in one region of Garra rufa chromosome 12, GarRuf1.0, whole genome shotgun sequence:
- the LOC141347391 gene encoding uncharacterized protein C3orf18 homolog isoform X2, with protein MSLTTTKPDMFTSTQTLTPFPAPTLPLTTFIPVLTSSAEPRTEPENATSRTTFRSVTSSANETGLNSTQLPVASVEGAGMGMVLVPFGIITVIGLAVVVLLYIRKKKRLEKLRHQLMPMYNFDPAEEQDDLEQELLDHGRDGSPAGPNSKF; from the exons ATGTCTCTGACCACCACCAAACCCGATATGTTCACCTCCACCCAAACCCTGACCCCGTTCCCGGCCCCCACACTCCCCCTCACCACCTTCATTCCCGTTCTCACAAGTTCAGCAGAGCCCAGAACTGAGCCGGAGAACGCGACGTCCAGGACCACCTTCCGCTCCGTCACGTCGTCCGCCAACGAGACCGGCCTGAACTCCACACAGCTGCCCGTCGCGTCAGTGGAAGGCGCCGGGATGGGGATGGTGCTTGTACCCTTTGGCATCATCACAGTTATTGGGCTGGCGGTTGTCGTG CTTCTGTACATCAGGAAAAAGAAAAG GCTGGAGAAACTGAGACACCAGCTAATGCCCATGTATAACTTTGATCCAGCTGAAGAACAGGATGATCTAGAGCAGGAACTCTTGGACCACGGACGAGACGGAAGCCCAGCAGGACCAAACTCTAAA TTCTGA
- the LOC141347391 gene encoding uncharacterized protein C3orf18 homolog isoform X1, giving the protein MSLTTTKPDMFTSTQTLTPFPAPTLPLTTFIPVLTSSAEPRTEPENATSRTTFRSVTSSANETGLNSTQLPVASVEGAGMGMVLVPFGIITVIGLAVVVLLYIRKKKRLEKLRHQLMPMYNFDPAEEQDDLEQELLDHGRDGSPAGPNSKTLTTSQGTTQKPSRLVFTDVADAINA; this is encoded by the exons ATGTCTCTGACCACCACCAAACCCGATATGTTCACCTCCACCCAAACCCTGACCCCGTTCCCGGCCCCCACACTCCCCCTCACCACCTTCATTCCCGTTCTCACAAGTTCAGCAGAGCCCAGAACTGAGCCGGAGAACGCGACGTCCAGGACCACCTTCCGCTCCGTCACGTCGTCCGCCAACGAGACCGGCCTGAACTCCACACAGCTGCCCGTCGCGTCAGTGGAAGGCGCCGGGATGGGGATGGTGCTTGTACCCTTTGGCATCATCACAGTTATTGGGCTGGCGGTTGTCGTG CTTCTGTACATCAGGAAAAAGAAAAG GCTGGAGAAACTGAGACACCAGCTAATGCCCATGTATAACTTTGATCCAGCTGAAGAACAGGATGATCTAGAGCAGGAACTCTTGGACCACGGACGAGACGGAAGCCCAGCAGGACCAAACTCTAAA ACACTGACCACAAGTCAAGGAACAACTCAAAAACCCAGTCGACTTGTTTTCACAGACGTGGCCGATGCCATTAATGCATGA